The sequence CACCACCATTACCATTCCATATATTACCCGGATTTCCACCTAAAGCAGAGTTATTAATGAAACAGCCAGTGAAATTATTGTTATTTGTAGTGTTGTGGAAAACGATTGCTCCACCAGAAGAATTAGCTACATTAGACCTGAAATCACAATCAAATCTGTTATTGTTTGCTTTATTGTAAAAGAAAATTCCTGCACCATAAACTGCAAAGTTATTTCTGAAAATACTTTCAAACTGATTGTTTTCAGCAACATTACGGAAAAATATCGCTCCACCACTGGCAGCTTTTGCCCTATTATTATTAAACTCAGCAGAAATTACATTATCACAAGATTTAGTTTGGAAACATATAGCTCCACCAATTCTTTCAGCCACATTACCTTCAAAATATCCTCCAATTATGTTATTATCAGTTTCACCATTAAAGAATATTGCTCCACCTTGATATGCACTATTATTAATGAAAGTGGAATTGATTCTGCAATTAGAAACGGAATTATTAATATAAATCGCACCACCTTGTTGGGCAGCGAAATTATTATTGAATTTACCATTAAAGACCACATTATCTAAACTTTTCATGAAATCGATTCCACCACCATATTTAGCATAATTGCTAATGAAATCACCATCAAATGTAATATTATGTGGAGTTTGCCTGTAATTTACTGCACCACCATGTTCAGAAGCAGCATTATCAATGAAATCACAAGTAAATAAACAATTGCTTGACACATCCCTAAAGGTTATAGCACCACCATTACCATTTAAATCACCTGATCTTTCTCCTAAAGCAACATTATTAACAAAAGAACCAGTGAAATTATTGTTATCAGTAGTATTAACAAAAACAATAGCACCACCAGTAGAATTAGCTATATTGAAGCTAAAATTACTATTGAATCTGTTATTATTTGTTTTATTGTAGAAAAAGATTGCTCCACCATAAACCGCATAGTTATCTCTGAAAATACCATTAAATTCATTACCTTCAGCAGTATTACGGAAAAATATCGCTCCACCACTGGCAGCATTTGCCCTATTATTATTAAACTCAGCAGAAATTACATTATCACAAGATTTGGCCTGGAAACATATAGCTCCACCAATTCTTTCAGCCACATTACCTTCAAAATACCCATCAATTATGTTGCTATCAGTTTCACCGTTGAAGAATATTGCTCCACCCTGATATGCACTATTATTAATGAAAGAGGAATTGATTCTACAATTAGAAACAGGACTTCCGACAAATATTGCTCCACCACGCTGGGAAGCATTGTTATTATAAAATTCAGAATTTATTACATTCAAATTACCGAAAGCAAAAATTGCTCCACCGGATTCTGCACGATTATTTTTAAATGAGACATTTTCAACAGTTCCATTTTTACAAGCTATTGCCCCACCATACATAGCGGAATTTTCATTGAATTCACCATTAAAGACTACATTTTCAAAGTTTTCAAAGAAATTAACCCCACCACCATATTTAGCAGCATTATTAATGAAATTACTGTTAAAGGTTATATTATATGGAGTTTTCCTGTAATTTACTCCTCCACCATATAGAAGGGCAGTATTATTAACAAAATCACAATTGAATATGCTATTGGATGAAGTATCTTTAAAGGTTATAGCTCCCCCATTACCATTTAAAACATCAATTTCTCCTAAAGCGGCGTTGTTAGCGAAATAACCTGTGAAATTGTTGTTATTTGAAGTATTGAAGAAAAACATTGCTCCACCACAGGACTCAGCTATATTAAATCTGAAATCACTGATGAATCTATTGTTGTTTGCTTTATTATAAAAAAAGATTCCTGCACCATAAGCACCCCTATTGTATCTAAAAGTACTTATAAATTGATTGTTTTCAGCAAGATTATAGAAAAATATTGCTCCACCACTTGCAGCTTTCGCATGATTGTGATAAAATTCAGCATCAAATAAGTTGTTTGAAGATTTTCCCTTAAGAAATACTGCTCCAGCCGCCCTTTCAGCCACATTACCTTCAAAATATCCAGTTATTGTGACATCTGTGGTTTGACCGTTAAAGTATATTGCACCACCATTTTTTGCACTATTGTTTACGAATGTAGAGTTGATGTTACAATTAGAAACAGATTTATTAAAATAAATCGCACCACCAGAACCGGAAGCACTATTATTAACAAAACTACAATTATCAACCATTGCTAAAGAAGCAAAATAAGCTGCAGGACCGTTAGTTCCCTTAGCATTTATTATATTGATATTTTTAAGAGTAACGTTTGATCCTGTAAAAACAAATATCCTCACTTGACCAGAACCGTCTATGGTATGGCCTTGCCCGTCAACAACATAATTATCTTTAGAAATAGTAAATCCATCAAAATCCTTATCAAATGATGGATTAAATTTATAATCTTTATTCAGTATTAATTCATATTCAGACTGAGAAATTAACTCATTTAAATCCGTGAAATTACCCACATCGGTACTTTCAGCCGTTAAACTTTCTTCTTTGATTACGTCACAAACTTGTACTTCAAAATCAGTTTGATTGTCAGCAACTGCACTTACACAAGGCAAACTGATTAAAACAACAAGAATTAATGTGACAATTATTAGTTTTGATTTAATAAATATCCCTCCTAAAATGATAATAATTTATTAATGTTTATACTTTTGTTCAAGAATATATAAAAAAATATTGATTACAATCCATCAACTACAAAATCTTTCAAGCATAATTAATTAGAAAGTGAAGCTAGATTTTACAGAAAAATTTTCAATTTAACATAGAGTATTAAAGTTAAACTTATTTAATTAAATATTGAAATTAATTACTATGAAATATATCAAACTTGGAAATTCAAAACTTAATGTCAGCAGGATATGTATGGGATGCATGGGTTTTGGCAATCCCACAACAGGAATGCATACCTGGACACTGCCTGAAAAAGAATCAATTGAAGTAATTAAAAAAGGATTGGAGAATGGAATAACCTTTTATGATACTGCAATCGGTTATCAGAACGGCACTTCTGAACAATACCTTGGAAAAGCAATCAACAAGTATGCTAATCGTGAGGACATTGTAATTGCAACAAAATTCCTGCCCAGAACAGAAGAGGATATTAAAAATAATGTTTCCGGCCAGCAGCATATTCACAATCTTGTTGAAAAAAGTCTTGACAATCTTCAAATGGACTACATTGATTTATACATATATCACATGTGGGATTACAATACCCCACTATATGACATTTTAGAAGGTTTAAATGAAGTAATTGAAGAGGGAAAAGTCAGATATATCGGCATTTCCAATTGTTTCGCTTGGCAACTTGCAAAAGCAAATGCAATGGCAGAATTAAATGATTTTAATAAATTCGTATCAATTCAGGGACATTATAATTTAATTTTCCGTGAAGAAGAACGTGAAATGGTTCCATTATGCAAAACAGACAATATTGCATTAACACCATACAGTGCACTTGCATCAGGAAGACTCTCAAGATTGCCTGGTGAGGATTCCAAAAGGATGAAAGAAGATTTTTACGCCAAATTAAAATATCATAACACAGAAACACAAGATTTGGAAATAATCAAAAGAGTAAATGAAATTTCAGCAAAATATGAAGTTTCAATGACCGAAGTTTCACTAGCATGGCTTTTAGAAAAAGTAACTTCACCAGTTGTTGGTGCAACTAAAATGCATCATGTTGAAGGTGCAGTAAATGCAGTGGATTTAAAATTATCCGCAGAGGACATGGATTATCTCGAAGAACCTTACACAGCCCATGATTTAGTTGGAGTAATGGCAGACAATAAGGTTTCAGCCAGCGATGATGATAAGGTATGGCAGAAATATACAAAATAATCGTTAATGACAGTTCAAAGGAATTATATCAGTAACAATCCTTAAAAACATCATAAATATCTTCTAAATACATATGAAAGAATTGATCCTGCAAAATTCTGCCACACAGAATATAATGCTCCAGGAACTGTTGCTTGAGACAGATTTGGAAAATGAGTCTTTGCAAGACCCGTAGACAAACCTGAATTTTGAAATGCCAGCTCAATAGCCACAGTAACAATCTGCTTTTTATCCATTCCTGCCAAATAACCCGCAGCAAATCCAAGAAACATCGCAACGAAATACTGCAGAATGATGACAATAATTATTATTTCTGATGAAGTTAAGATAGCCTGTTTATTGGCACCAATTACCCCTGCAACAATCAAAGAGATTACAATTGAAGATATTGCTGGCAAATAATCTTTCAATTTTTCACAGAAATCAGGAAACTTGTAATTTAATATTAATCCCAAAACAATAGGAATAATCACAATTTGAATGATTGAAATGAACATGTCAAGGGGATTGAACTGAATTTGATTACCAATTAAAAATAATGTGATTAATGGAGTCAATATTGGTGAAATTACAGTTGATACTGCTGTTAACGAAACTGATAAAGCCACATCTCCCTTAGCAAGAAATGTAATAACATCAGATGCAGTTCCTCCAGGAACAGTTCCAACCAGAATGAGCCCAACAGTTAAAGCATCATTTAAAGAAAATATTTTTGCAAGAGCCAGTGCCAAAAAAGGCATTGCAAGATATTGTGCTAAAAGTCCAACTGAAATTTCTTTAGGATTTTTAAATACTCTAACAAAGTCATCTGCCTTTAAAGTAGTACCCATTGTAAAAAGAACAATACTTAAAAGAAGATTCAATATATTTATGCCATTATAATTACTTAAAACCCATTGAAATGAGTTTGGATAAATTAAAGAAATGACAACAGCAAGTAAAATTATTATGAAAAAATATTTTTCTATGAATTTAAAAATCCTTTTCATGATTAAATATTTTATCCAAATGTATTAAAAAAATTATGGTTTAAGAGTCAGCCCAATAATAATCCAAAAAAATAATTATTGGACGAACTCTAATTGTTACTATTAAAAGTAACTTTACAAGTTTTTATTGAAAAATTCTGCAATCTTTTCAAAAGGGATTACATCAGTTTTATAGTACAAATCAGTGTGAACTGCATCCGGGATAATCATTAACTCCTTATTGTCCCCAGTCAATTTTGCAAATTCATCTTCTGAGAAATATCTGGAATGTGCATTTTCTCCATGAATCATTAAAATTGGTGTTCTGATTTCATCAGAATATGCTATAATCGGCTGAGATATGAATGACATGCATCCTATTACATTCCATCCATCATTTGAACCAGGAGATCTCGGATGATATCCTAAAGGTTCAATGTAAAAGTCATGATAATCCTTTACAAATTGTGGCAAGTCATCTGTCACCTCTTTAATGACCCCTCCGGCTTTTGCATATTCTCCATTTTTAAAGTCTTCGGTTCTTTGATTGTTTAAGGCAACTTTCATTTCATATCTTGCATCGGCATTATCATCCGCATCATAATATCCCTTTGCAGTAATACGAGTCATATTATACATTGTTGAGGTGACTGTTGCTTTGATACGGGTATCAAGAGATGCAGCATTTAGCGCCATTCCTCCCCATCCACAGATTCCACAAATTCCTACCCTGTCACTGTCAACATCATCTGATGTGACAAGATAGTCAACTGCAGCCTGAAAATCTTCAGTATTGATGTCCGGGGATGCCATGTCACGAGGTTCTCCTGAACTTTCACCTGTAAATGAAGGGTCAAAAGCTATTGTCAAAAATCCCATTTCCGCCAGGGTCTGTGCATAAAGACCTGAAACCTGTTCTTTTACAGCACCAAATGGTCCTGCACATGCAATAGCAGGTAATTTATCCTTAGAATCCTCTGGTTTGTATAAATCTGCAACCAAAGTTATTCCATACCTATTTTTGAATGTTACCTTTTCATGATTTACCTTTTCGCTTTTTGGAAAAACCTTATCCCATTCTTCTGTTATCTCAATATTATCCATTATAACCACTTTTATAATTTTTAATAAAATTTATAATCATTTTAAACTGAACTCTAATGTAACATCACCAGATCCCAGAACTTCCTTTAGTTTATTGGAGTCAACATTATCTATTTTACCCAGTTTTGTATAGCTCCATGAATGAGAACCGTAAAACAAGGATATTTTGTCTCCCTGATACAATACAATATCCCCAGGGTTGGTACCAATATTTTCATCACTTGTTGGAAGTGAAAAGCCCAAATCCCCTACTTTTTCAAAACCCCCATACTCAGATGCATTAACTGTGACATTTCCTTTTTTCAATTCTTTAATCAATTCCTGAGTTGCAGAATTGTTTTCCAATTTAACATCAAATACCTCATCATTGATTCTGACTTTAACTAAATCATCCATACTATCATCTCCGCTAACTGCAGTACAAGCAATTAAACTCAATACGACTATAAAACAAATTTTTTTAATGAAAGACATCATATCACCTAGATACTTGTTATTTTAAACTTAAAACTAATTTTACATCGCCAGTCCCCAAAATCTTCTTTAAATCTTCAATATTCTGTACTTTGCCCAGTTTTGTATAAGACCAGGAATTTGAATTATAGAATAGTGATATCTCATCACCATCATAAAGCACAATATCACCTGCTGACGTGGTAATATATTTGTCGCTTCTCGGAAGTGAAAATCCCAAATCCCCAACTTTTTCAAAGCCTCCATAATCTTCAGCATGAATTGTAACATCGCCCCCTTTTAGCTTGTTCATCAGTGCTTTTGCTGCAGAATTATCTTCCAATTTCACATTTAAAACATGATTATTGACTTTAAGTTTTATTATATTTGAACGAGCAACAGTTTTGATATATGTTTTTAAAACAGCCGATTTAACCTTAGATGTTGATTTAATATTAATAAAAACATTGTGTTTGCCTTTAGGCAATGATTTCATGTTGAAACTCACAATTCCTTCTTTATCGGTTTTCAAAGAGTACTTCTTATATTTTTTACCTGTAAAAACCTTTATCATTACTTTAATATTCTTCATCGGTTTTTTGGATTCCCCATTTTTAATAGTAATATTGTACCTTTTAGATTCATTATAATAAACTGTGATTTTTGGAGCTGAAATTTTTAGTTTAGCCATTGAAATTTTAATCGAACTATATTTCATCTTTGATGAAAACTTTTTAGAATCTTTGACATTAATTGTCACTTTATGACTGCCAATGTCTAAATTAGATGCATAATATTTTGCAATTCCATTAGAATCAGTTGTTACAGTAATTTTTTTATATTTTTTACCGGAATATACCTTTAAAATAAGTTTAACATTCATAACAGATTTTTTAGTTTTGCTGTCAATCGCTTTTACCTTGAAATATTTGCCTGATCCGTATGTTGTTGATAATTTTGAAACAGACAGTGAAATCGATTTAGGTTCCACTGAATTGCTTTTAGTCGATACTGTTTGGGTACTTCCATTTGAAACAGTATTTGACTCATTGAATATCTGCATACTGTCAGCTATTGATTGATTATTAACAACAACATCAGTTGCATTATTCCTGTTTTCAGACGCATTGGCTGCAGAAATACTCAGTATTGCTACAATGAAAATCAGCACAAAAACAATTTTTTTATCAAACATATTATCACAACTCATACGTCAAGAATATCAATATAAGTTTCTTTTATAAATGTAATCTCATCATCCGTGTAAAAATCTCCCTCATGAGTATCCAAAGCAAAAATAATCAATTCATATAATACTTTATTCAGTTTCATTCCTTTTGAAGTTAAAAAATATTCAGTTTCATGATTATTAATCTTTTTTTCAATTAGATTGTTTTTTTCCATTGATTTAAGGCATCTTGCAAGAGATTTATTGTCCAGATTTGGACGGTTTTCCTGAAATTGTGTAAAACGCTTTTTTCCCAAAAACAAATCCTTCAAAATGTAAAATGTCCATTTATTGCTTATGGATTTAATTGCACCACCTACAATATTTCTTTCAAATTGATTTGCATACAATTTCTCTTCAAGTGCCATGAAAAATTATTTGTTCATTAATATTTTAATAGTTATAGTGGCAAAAATGCCACAAATCATAGGTAAAAAAAAAGTAAAGAAAAGAAATTATTTCATTTCTTTTTCCCAAATTCTAATTGTATTAACATTAGCCTTATCTGCCAGTTCTTCCATTGTCTTAATTTCATCATCACTTAATTCAATGTTTACTGCATCAGCCGCATCTTCAACATGATGAACCTTTGTTGCTCCAACAATTGGAAGTGTTCCTTTAGCTATTGCCC comes from uncultured Methanobrevibacter sp. and encodes:
- a CDS encoding alpha/beta hydrolase, coding for MDNIEITEEWDKVFPKSEKVNHEKVTFKNRYGITLVADLYKPEDSKDKLPAIACAGPFGAVKEQVSGLYAQTLAEMGFLTIAFDPSFTGESSGEPRDMASPDINTEDFQAAVDYLVTSDDVDSDRVGICGICGWGGMALNAASLDTRIKATVTSTMYNMTRITAKGYYDADDNADARYEMKVALNNQRTEDFKNGEYAKAGGVIKEVTDDLPQFVKDYHDFYIEPLGYHPRSPGSNDGWNVIGCMSFISQPIIAYSDEIRTPILMIHGENAHSRYFSEDEFAKLTGDNKELMIIPDAVHTDLYYKTDVIPFEKIAEFFNKNL
- a CDS encoding helix-turn-helix domain-containing protein, which translates into the protein MALEEKLYANQFERNIVGGAIKSISNKWTFYILKDLFLGKKRFTQFQENRPNLDNKSLARCLKSMEKNNLIEKKINNHETEYFLTSKGMKLNKVLYELIIFALDTHEGDFYTDDEITFIKETYIDILDV
- a CDS encoding cyclophilin-like fold protein, translated to MSFIKKICFIVVLSLIACTAVSGDDSMDDLVKVRINDEVFDVKLENNSATQELIKELKKGNVTVNASEYGGFEKVGDLGFSLPTSDENIGTNPGDIVLYQGDKISLFYGSHSWSYTKLGKIDNVDSNKLKEVLGSGDVTLEFSLK
- a CDS encoding aldo/keto reductase; amino-acid sequence: MKYIKLGNSKLNVSRICMGCMGFGNPTTGMHTWTLPEKESIEVIKKGLENGITFYDTAIGYQNGTSEQYLGKAINKYANREDIVIATKFLPRTEEDIKNNVSGQQHIHNLVEKSLDNLQMDYIDLYIYHMWDYNTPLYDILEGLNEVIEEGKVRYIGISNCFAWQLAKANAMAELNDFNKFVSIQGHYNLIFREEEREMVPLCKTDNIALTPYSALASGRLSRLPGEDSKRMKEDFYAKLKYHNTETQDLEIIKRVNEISAKYEVSMTEVSLAWLLEKVTSPVVGATKMHHVEGAVNAVDLKLSAEDMDYLEEPYTAHDLVGVMADNKVSASDDDKVWQKYTK
- a CDS encoding cyclophilin-like fold protein, whose translation is MFDKKIVFVLIFIVAILSISAANASENRNNATDVVVNNQSIADSMQIFNESNTVSNGSTQTVSTKSNSVEPKSISLSVSKLSTTYGSGKYFKVKAIDSKTKKSVMNVKLILKVYSGKKYKKITVTTDSNGIAKYYASNLDIGSHKVTINVKDSKKFSSKMKYSSIKISMAKLKISAPKITVYYNESKRYNITIKNGESKKPMKNIKVMIKVFTGKKYKKYSLKTDKEGIVSFNMKSLPKGKHNVFINIKSTSKVKSAVLKTYIKTVARSNIIKLKVNNHVLNVKLEDNSAAKALMNKLKGGDVTIHAEDYGGFEKVGDLGFSLPRSDKYITTSAGDIVLYDGDEISLFYNSNSWSYTKLGKVQNIEDLKKILGTGDVKLVLSLK
- a CDS encoding bile acid:sodium symporter family protein, whose amino-acid sequence is MKRIFKFIEKYFFIIILLAVVISLIYPNSFQWVLSNYNGINILNLLLSIVLFTMGTTLKADDFVRVFKNPKEISVGLLAQYLAMPFLALALAKIFSLNDALTVGLILVGTVPGGTASDVITFLAKGDVALSVSLTAVSTVISPILTPLITLFLIGNQIQFNPLDMFISIIQIVIIPIVLGLILNYKFPDFCEKLKDYLPAISSIVISLIVAGVIGANKQAILTSSEIIIIVIILQYFVAMFLGFAAGYLAGMDKKQIVTVAIELAFQNSGLSTGLAKTHFPNLSQATVPGALYSVWQNFAGSILSYVFRRYL